The window TTAGTGGTAAGATAATGTGCAATATTTTTCCCTAGTATTTGACCGCCTTGTGGAGACATGTGCGTATCCCTTCGCATCCAGACCAAGCTGCCTCCTTCAGCAGCCTTTTTTAATACATATTTGGCGTCCAAAAACTTTAGACCTGCCTCTTTTAAACTTTTTCCGATTATTTCGTAAGATTCGTCCGATATTTTTGATTTATTCAGCTCAAATTTACCATATATCTCGTACTTAGTGGGAATAATCACATAAACTATCTTAGTTCCTGACTTTCCTAAATAATCATCGAAAAATTTAAGTTTGCTGACAAAGTCTGGTAAATAATTCTTGTCGAATCCAGTCAATTCTTCACTCTGAAATAGCCAACCATTACTTCCAAGATTAACAACTCCTCTAATTCCATCTTGAGCGCGGGCGAAAAAAGATAATAATAGAGTCAAAACTAGAATCGACGTATTAACCTTTAACGTTAGTATTTTCATAAATTCTCCAGGAGATTTTACTCTGCTGAGCTTGTCAGAGTACTTAAGATGATGTCATTCAATTTTACATTCGTTGTACTTATCAAATATTGCGATATCTGTGTGTTACCGCTTAAGAAATTTTAGCCTTTTTGTTGTGGCCAGATTATTATCTGGGATAAAAATATGGAAATAAAGTATAGCAGAGATACAGAAAGTAGAAAAATCCTTGAGAAGACAATCCTATACTACTTTGGTTCTGTCCTAGGATCAGTTTTAACTAGGAAGACATCGGTAAATAATCGAATAAGATTTTCGAGCGGGTGCAGACCGGCGTTTCCGTCAGCGCAGAACCCCCAACACCACTCGTTACCTTCTCTTATACACACTAAGCTCGGCGAGAACGTGCAGAGCGTGCAGACTTACAG of the Deinococcus aquiradiocola genome contains:
- a CDS encoding alginate O-acetyltransferase AlgX-related protein gives rise to the protein MKILTLKVNTSILVLTLLLSFFARAQDGIRGVVNLGSNGWLFQSEELTGFDKNYLPDFVSKLKFFDDYLGKSGTKIVYVIIPTKYEIYGKFELNKSKISDESYEIIGKSLKEAGLKFLDAKYVLKKAAEGGSLVWMRRDTHMSPQGGQILGKNIAHYLTTNQLVNITHKNNYTIDFQNVDFPSDLWRFIYPKDQLVYPKFESIVFPNIKFSNKNSELLAKFNPDIVLIGTSYSVRPFNSIAVGIEQVLGSEILNLGRDGGGIWGSMDYYLGERKKNLVPASPKVIIWEIPERFINKQSIQTYHDFPNINKVLDNR